In Vibrio diazotrophicus, the following proteins share a genomic window:
- a CDS encoding N-acetylglucosamine kinase: MTNYFVGIDGGGTSCRARIRDIDGNLIGEGKSGSANILLGVDIALRSITEAIRIAAKQGGLDETYLHRMHVGLALAGAEQKSAWFAFMQQPHPFASVTLNTDAYGACLGAHNGDDGAIMIAGTGSCGILLKDGQQHVVGGREFPISDQGSGAMMGLNLIQKVILTQDGIRPHSPLSQHVMEHFDNDVDQIVEWSKSALPRDYGQFSPAIFSHAQQHDPLAIELLQQTAADIEMFLNALHRKGAEKICLMGSIAERILDWLSPPVQQWIVTPQFDAIEGALMFAGKPAHNLY, translated from the coding sequence ATGACTAATTATTTCGTAGGCATTGATGGCGGCGGTACCTCTTGTCGAGCTCGCATTCGTGACATCGACGGCAACCTCATCGGTGAAGGCAAAAGTGGCAGCGCAAACATCCTGCTGGGTGTAGATATTGCGTTGCGTTCAATCACTGAAGCCATTCGTATTGCCGCAAAACAAGGTGGCTTGGATGAAACCTATTTACACAGAATGCATGTCGGCCTTGCTTTAGCGGGAGCGGAACAAAAGTCCGCATGGTTTGCTTTTATGCAGCAGCCTCACCCGTTCGCTTCTGTCACCTTGAACACTGATGCCTACGGGGCGTGTCTCGGTGCTCATAACGGCGATGATGGAGCGATTATGATTGCCGGTACTGGCTCTTGTGGAATTTTACTCAAAGACGGTCAACAACATGTGGTTGGAGGCAGAGAATTTCCAATTTCAGACCAAGGCAGCGGTGCAATGATGGGACTGAACCTGATTCAAAAGGTCATTCTGACTCAAGATGGCATTCGTCCTCATTCCCCTCTAAGTCAGCATGTAATGGAGCACTTTGATAACGATGTAGACCAGATTGTCGAATGGTCCAAATCGGCTTTACCTCGTGATTACGGACAGTTCTCTCCAGCCATTTTTTCTCATGCTCAACAACACGATCCTCTGGCGATTGAGCTTCTTCAACAAACCGCTGCAGATATCGAAATGTTTCTCAATGCTTTACACCGCAAGGGTGCAGAGAAAATTTGTCTGATGGGCAGTATTGCAGAACGCATTTTGGATTGGCTATCTCCGCCCGTTCAACAATGGATTGTTACACCTCAGTTCGACGCTATTGAGGGCGCACTGATGTTTGCTGGCAAACCAGCACACAATTTGTATTAG
- a CDS encoding ABC transporter ATP-binding protein, protein MSCALSIQDLTCQYDTQTVLESLSLEVDKGEIVCLLGASGCGKTTLLKAIAGLLPLTSGHMSLNCVTIDDGSNWLAPEKRNIGMIFQDYALFPHLTVEENVGFGLRTLSAVERNSKVQEMLDLVHLSSFGDRYPHQLSGGQQQRVAIARSLAYKPDLLLLDEPFSNIDTQVRHDLIAEIRKIFKKQGVTAIFVTHSREEAFAFADKMAVMNHGVIEQFGTASELYYQPSSKFVADFLGGGSYLPATRNTQGLFDTALGTLEAQVQTEIAVGGCCELLLRPQQILIQSSDKGEVTVLEQQFMGDHCRYVIDVHGTKLLATSAQAISVGQKVVVEIDEQGILAF, encoded by the coding sequence ATGAGCTGCGCACTTTCCATTCAAGACCTCACTTGTCAGTACGACACTCAAACGGTACTGGAGTCTCTATCGCTTGAAGTTGATAAAGGTGAGATTGTTTGCTTACTTGGGGCAAGTGGTTGTGGCAAAACAACACTGCTTAAAGCGATTGCAGGACTACTGCCTTTAACTTCAGGACATATGAGCCTAAATTGCGTGACCATCGATGATGGATCTAATTGGCTTGCGCCAGAAAAGCGCAATATTGGTATGATTTTCCAAGATTACGCGCTATTTCCACATCTAACCGTTGAAGAGAATGTTGGCTTTGGGTTGCGAACCTTATCTGCGGTTGAACGTAACAGCAAAGTTCAGGAGATGTTGGATCTGGTCCATCTTAGCTCATTTGGTGACCGTTACCCTCATCAGCTTTCTGGTGGACAACAGCAACGTGTAGCCATTGCTCGTTCGCTGGCTTACAAACCGGATCTTCTTTTACTTGATGAACCGTTTTCCAATATCGATACTCAAGTACGTCACGATTTGATCGCAGAGATTCGTAAAATCTTCAAAAAGCAGGGCGTGACAGCGATTTTCGTCACTCACTCTCGAGAAGAAGCCTTTGCCTTTGCCGATAAAATGGCCGTGATGAATCACGGTGTCATTGAACAGTTTGGCACTGCCTCTGAGCTCTACTATCAGCCTTCAAGCAAGTTCGTTGCGGATTTTCTTGGTGGTGGTAGCTATCTGCCAGCGACTCGTAATACACAAGGTCTGTTCGACACGGCTCTTGGAACTTTGGAAGCGCAAGTTCAGACTGAAATTGCGGTTGGCGGCTGCTGTGAATTATTGCTACGTCCTCAACAAATATTGATTCAGTCTTCAGATAAAGGTGAAGTCACCGTTCTAGAGCAGCAATTTATGGGCGACCACTGTCGTTACGTGATTGATGTGCACGGTACTAAACTTCTTGCGACGTCAGCTCAGGCTATTTCGGTAGGGCAGAAAGTAGTAGTGGAGATTGATGAGCAGGGTATTCTCGCATTCTGA
- a CDS encoding phosphoglucomutase/phosphomannomutase family protein, with product MIQFGTGGWRAFIGEEFTKDNVRLVAQALANIINSENVANEGFVIGYDRRFLSDKAAKWFAEVLAGNGITVSFIDKFVPTPVVMYKAKQLDCAYSACITASHNPADYNGVKVFIRGGRDADEIITKKIEQQISTLMLSDVTSIEFDQAIQEKQIIAINPMNEFVDSIIDFIDIEAIKKANLRVLIDPMFGVAKNALQTVLINGRCDVDVINDGKNPDFGGLMPSPNATTLYRLQHLVKDEGYDIGIGTDGDADRLGIIDEKGNFIHPNEVLMLLYYYLLEYKGWKGSVVRNIATTHLLDKIAADHNEKSFEVPVGFKHISSQMEADDSLLGGESSGGLTIRGHIKGKDGVFASSLLVEMISVTGKKLSEMLDEIYARYGYAYTAEGDCKFKASEKQALYNKIYVEKQLPDFEFEIEKVSYEDGAKVYFKNGGWVIARFSGTEPLLRIFAEMEDKPTAERVLLQMKTFLSL from the coding sequence ATGATTCAATTTGGTACTGGTGGCTGGCGCGCATTCATTGGTGAAGAGTTCACCAAAGACAACGTGCGTTTAGTCGCCCAGGCGTTAGCCAATATCATCAATAGTGAAAATGTGGCAAATGAAGGTTTTGTAATTGGCTATGACCGCCGTTTCCTTTCCGACAAAGCCGCAAAGTGGTTTGCAGAAGTGTTGGCTGGCAACGGAATTACCGTCAGCTTTATCGACAAATTCGTGCCGACACCTGTAGTGATGTATAAGGCAAAGCAGCTCGACTGTGCTTACTCTGCGTGTATTACCGCCTCTCACAACCCTGCTGATTACAATGGCGTAAAAGTATTTATCCGTGGCGGCCGCGATGCCGATGAAATTATCACGAAGAAGATCGAACAGCAGATCTCGACACTGATGTTAAGTGACGTAACATCCATTGAATTTGATCAAGCGATTCAGGAAAAACAGATTATTGCGATCAACCCAATGAATGAGTTCGTGGATTCGATCATCGACTTTATCGACATTGAAGCGATCAAAAAAGCCAACTTGCGCGTATTGATCGATCCTATGTTTGGCGTGGCGAAAAATGCGCTGCAAACAGTATTGATCAATGGCCGTTGTGATGTGGATGTGATTAACGATGGTAAAAACCCCGACTTCGGAGGTTTGATGCCATCACCAAACGCAACGACCTTGTATCGCTTGCAGCATCTGGTTAAAGACGAAGGCTACGATATTGGTATTGGTACCGATGGTGATGCTGACCGCCTTGGCATTATTGATGAGAAAGGTAATTTCATTCACCCTAATGAAGTTTTGATGCTGCTGTACTACTACCTGCTTGAATACAAGGGCTGGAAAGGCTCAGTGGTACGTAACATCGCAACCACTCATCTGCTCGATAAAATCGCCGCAGATCACAACGAAAAGAGCTTTGAGGTTCCTGTAGGCTTTAAGCATATTAGCTCGCAAATGGAAGCTGATGATTCACTGTTAGGCGGCGAAAGCTCTGGCGGTTTAACCATTCGCGGCCATATCAAAGGTAAAGATGGCGTGTTTGCTTCCAGCCTGCTGGTGGAAATGATCAGCGTAACAGGCAAGAAACTGTCTGAAATGCTGGACGAAATCTACGCTCGTTATGGCTACGCCTATACCGCTGAAGGTGACTGCAAATTTAAAGCTTCAGAGAAGCAAGCACTGTACAACAAAATCTATGTTGAGAAACAATTGCCAGACTTTGAGTTTGAAATTGAAAAAGTCAGCTACGAAGATGGTGCAAAAGTCTATTTCAAAAATGGTGGTTGGGTTATTGCCCGCTTCTCAGGTACTGAACCTTTGTTGCGTATTTTCGCAGAGATGGAAGACAAACCCACCGCTGAGCGTGTTCTGCTACAAATGAAGACGTTTTTGTCTTTGTAA
- a CDS encoding glycoside hydrolase family 9 protein codes for MQLLINHIGYETLGPKQAVLLSRTSELHATFAQLVCSYSHKTVAQLTIERHGKVANWHHGYFHRIDFSQFTGEGSFYLRVENSQSESTQSEVFSIAQGLLMQRTFSDVLHYFKSQRCGGIFDKQDKSVPLLGTSSTADVHGGWYDASGDVSKYLSHLSYANYLNPQQTPIVVWNLFKGLAILDHRSEFAAFSRTRLKEEALFGADFLVRMQHSEGFFYMTIFDQWSKDIKRREICAYETQQGHKSNDYQAGFRQGGGVAIAALAAAARCDIDGEFSREQYLAAAEKGYWHLKKCNTRYLNDGEENIIDEYCALLAACELYRSSSSKQEYLQEAQAWAERLCARQHNDENHLGFWSANSDGSRPYYHASEAGLPVIALCEYLDIETNKERLEKVRTVVAQACQFELTITQSVCNPFGYPRQYVKDVDGEKRSAFFISQNNESGYWWQGENARLASLAAMAYQVQPYLQDQQLKNQLLSFAQNSLNWVTGLNPYDMCMLDGHGRNNPDYLPHLGFFNAKGGVCNGITAGFDDPQGIAFNPEKQKDDMMQNWRWGEQWIPHGAWYLMAIMSQFVHFKTTSSAPLEEQNYD; via the coding sequence ATGCAGTTACTGATCAACCACATTGGCTATGAAACATTGGGACCAAAGCAGGCAGTGCTTTTGAGTAGAACCTCAGAGCTACACGCTACTTTTGCTCAACTTGTTTGCAGTTATAGCCATAAGACTGTCGCTCAACTCACCATTGAGCGACACGGTAAAGTGGCGAATTGGCATCACGGATATTTTCACCGTATCGACTTCTCTCAGTTTACTGGAGAAGGCAGCTTTTACTTACGTGTTGAAAACTCTCAATCTGAAAGTACGCAATCTGAAGTTTTTTCTATTGCTCAGGGTCTACTGATGCAGCGCACTTTTTCAGACGTGCTGCATTATTTCAAGTCACAACGCTGTGGCGGAATTTTTGACAAGCAAGATAAGTCGGTACCTCTGTTAGGCACATCATCCACTGCCGATGTGCATGGTGGCTGGTACGACGCTTCAGGTGACGTTAGCAAATATTTAAGTCACCTTTCTTACGCTAACTATTTGAATCCACAACAAACCCCCATTGTGGTATGGAACCTATTCAAAGGGTTAGCGATTTTAGACCATCGCTCGGAGTTTGCTGCATTTTCTCGCACTCGCCTTAAGGAAGAGGCGTTGTTTGGTGCTGATTTCTTAGTTCGTATGCAGCACTCCGAGGGATTTTTTTATATGACGATTTTCGACCAGTGGAGTAAGGACATTAAGCGCAGAGAAATCTGTGCTTATGAAACTCAGCAGGGTCACAAATCCAACGATTATCAAGCCGGTTTTCGTCAAGGTGGCGGAGTGGCAATAGCCGCGCTTGCGGCCGCTGCAAGATGCGATATTGATGGCGAATTCAGCCGTGAACAATATCTCGCTGCCGCAGAGAAAGGTTATTGGCATTTAAAAAAGTGCAATACCCGCTATCTCAATGACGGTGAAGAGAACATCATTGATGAATACTGCGCCCTACTCGCAGCATGCGAGTTGTATCGCTCAAGCAGTTCAAAACAAGAGTATTTACAAGAAGCTCAAGCATGGGCTGAACGCTTGTGTGCAAGACAACACAACGATGAAAATCATCTAGGTTTCTGGTCTGCCAACAGCGATGGCAGCCGTCCCTACTATCACGCATCGGAAGCAGGGCTTCCTGTCATTGCTTTGTGCGAGTATCTGGATATTGAAACGAACAAAGAGCGTTTGGAAAAAGTTCGCACTGTCGTGGCTCAAGCATGTCAGTTTGAACTCACGATTACTCAGTCCGTTTGCAACCCGTTTGGCTACCCACGTCAATACGTTAAAGACGTCGATGGAGAAAAGCGCAGCGCATTCTTTATTTCACAAAACAACGAATCAGGCTATTGGTGGCAGGGCGAAAATGCCCGTCTGGCTTCGCTGGCAGCAATGGCTTATCAAGTACAACCGTACTTACAAGACCAACAACTAAAAAACCAGCTGCTCAGCTTTGCACAAAATTCGCTTAACTGGGTTACAGGCTTAAACCCATACGACATGTGCATGCTCGACGGGCATGGACGCAACAATCCTGACTACTTACCACACCTAGGATTTTTCAATGCCAAGGGCGGTGTCTGCAATGGCATCACCGCAGGTTTTGATGATCCGCAGGGCATTGCGTTCAATCCTGAAAAACAGAAAGACGACATGATGCAAAACTGGCGCTGGGGAGAACAATGGATCCCACACGGAGCTTGGTACTTAATGGCAATTATGAGCCAATTTGTACACTTCAAAACAACCAGCTCTGCTCCGCTAGAGGAGCAAAACTATGACTAA
- a CDS encoding GH36-type glycosyl hydrolase domain-containing protein has protein sequence MKYGYFDNDNREYVITRPDVPAPWTNYLGTEKFCSVISHNAGGYSFYHSPEYNRVTKFRPNFTQDRPGHYVYLRDDETGDFWSVSWQPVAKSLEQANYEVRHGLSYSKFKCDYNGIVASKTLFVPKGEDAEIWDVVIENTSDRPRTISAFNYVEFSFSHIASDNQNHQMSLYSAGTDYKDGVIEYDLYYNTDDLLGYYYLTATFDADSYDGQRDTFLGMYRDEANPIAVEKGQCSNRTQTCYNHCGALHKQFTLQPGEKVRFAVILGVGKGNGEKLRAKYQDLNEVDKAFAGIKQHWDERCSKFQVKSPNAGLDTMLNAWTLYQAETCVVWSRFASFIEVGGRTGLGYRDTAQDAISVPHTNPAMTRKRLVDLLRGQVKAGYGLHLFDPDWFDPEKADVKPSKSPTVVPTPSDEDKIHGIKDTCSDDHLWIVPTILNYVKETGDFGFIDEVIPYADGGNATVYQHMMAALDFSAEYVGQTGICKGLRADWNDCLNLGGGESAMVSFLHFWALEAFLELANYRNDSEALRKYQAMADGVRDACETHLWDGQGEWYIRGLTKDGDKIGTFEQVEGKVHLESNSLAVLSGAVSQERGEKAMDAVYKYLFSPYGLHLNAPSFATPNDDIGFVTRVYQGVKENGAIFSHPNPWAWVAEAKLGRGDRAMEFYDALNPYNQNDMIETRVTEPYSYVQFIMGRDHQDHGRANHPWLTGTSGWAYYAATNYILGVRTGFDTLIVDPCIPTSWPEFEVTRQWRGATYQIKVLNPNGVSKGVKSITVNGEQVDAINAQPQGSVNQITVVMG, from the coding sequence ATGAAATACGGCTATTTCGATAACGATAATCGTGAATACGTCATCACACGTCCAGACGTACCTGCGCCATGGACCAACTATTTGGGAACGGAGAAATTCTGCAGCGTTATCTCTCACAACGCAGGTGGCTACTCGTTTTATCACTCACCTGAGTACAACCGAGTCACCAAATTCCGTCCTAACTTTACCCAAGATCGTCCGGGTCACTATGTTTATCTGCGTGACGACGAAACTGGTGATTTCTGGTCTGTTTCTTGGCAGCCAGTAGCAAAAAGTTTAGAGCAAGCCAACTACGAAGTTCGCCACGGCTTGTCATACTCAAAATTTAAATGTGACTACAACGGCATTGTCGCAAGCAAAACGCTGTTTGTACCTAAAGGTGAAGATGCGGAAATTTGGGATGTTGTGATTGAAAACACCTCTGATCGTCCTCGTACCATCAGTGCATTTAACTATGTAGAGTTCTCTTTCAGTCATATTGCTTCGGACAATCAGAACCATCAGATGTCCCTTTACTCTGCGGGTACAGACTACAAAGATGGCGTCATTGAGTACGATCTTTACTACAACACTGACGACCTCCTTGGTTACTACTACCTAACTGCAACGTTCGATGCTGACAGCTATGACGGACAACGAGATACCTTCTTAGGTATGTACCGTGACGAAGCTAACCCAATCGCTGTTGAAAAGGGACAGTGTTCTAACCGCACACAAACCTGTTACAACCACTGCGGTGCTTTACATAAGCAATTCACACTACAACCGGGCGAGAAAGTACGCTTTGCAGTCATACTCGGTGTCGGCAAAGGTAATGGCGAGAAACTTAGAGCTAAATACCAAGACCTGAACGAAGTGGATAAAGCCTTTGCAGGTATCAAACAACACTGGGATGAACGTTGCAGTAAGTTCCAAGTGAAGTCTCCGAATGCAGGCTTGGATACTATGCTGAACGCTTGGACGCTCTATCAAGCAGAAACCTGTGTGGTTTGGTCACGCTTCGCCTCTTTCATTGAAGTGGGTGGGCGTACTGGTCTTGGCTATCGTGATACTGCGCAAGATGCGATTTCGGTACCGCATACGAACCCAGCGATGACTCGTAAACGTTTAGTGGATCTTCTGCGTGGGCAAGTGAAAGCGGGCTACGGTTTACACCTGTTCGATCCAGACTGGTTTGATCCAGAAAAAGCCGATGTAAAACCTTCAAAATCACCGACTGTCGTTCCAACACCTTCTGACGAAGATAAGATCCACGGCATTAAAGATACCTGCTCTGACGATCATCTATGGATAGTGCCAACCATTCTTAACTACGTAAAAGAGACGGGTGATTTCGGCTTTATTGATGAAGTGATCCCTTATGCTGATGGTGGTAACGCAACGGTTTACCAACACATGATGGCAGCTCTGGATTTCTCAGCCGAATACGTCGGACAAACGGGGATTTGTAAAGGCCTGCGCGCTGACTGGAATGATTGTCTGAACTTAGGCGGTGGTGAATCAGCAATGGTTTCTTTCCTTCATTTCTGGGCTTTGGAAGCGTTCCTTGAATTAGCCAACTACCGCAACGATAGCGAGGCGTTAAGAAAATACCAAGCAATGGCTGACGGTGTACGCGATGCTTGTGAAACCCACTTATGGGATGGACAAGGCGAGTGGTATATCCGTGGTCTCACCAAAGATGGCGACAAGATCGGCACCTTTGAACAGGTAGAAGGCAAAGTGCATCTTGAGTCCAACTCTCTGGCCGTTTTATCAGGCGCGGTTTCTCAAGAGCGCGGTGAAAAGGCCATGGATGCAGTCTACAAATACCTGTTCTCACCATACGGCTTACACCTGAATGCGCCATCATTCGCTACTCCGAATGATGACATCGGTTTTGTGACTCGTGTTTATCAGGGCGTAAAAGAAAACGGCGCGATTTTCTCTCATCCAAACCCTTGGGCTTGGGTAGCAGAGGCGAAATTAGGCCGTGGTGACAGAGCGATGGAATTCTATGACGCTCTTAACCCATATAACCAGAACGATATGATTGAGACTCGCGTTACTGAGCCTTACTCCTATGTGCAGTTCATTATGGGACGCGATCATCAGGATCATGGTCGAGCAAACCACCCATGGTTAACCGGAACATCAGGCTGGGCTTACTATGCAGCGACTAACTACATCCTAGGTGTGCGTACTGGCTTTGATACCTTAATTGTTGACCCTTGTATTCCAACCTCATGGCCGGAATTTGAAGTGACTCGTCAATGGCGCGGCGCAACTTACCAGATCAAAGTGCTAAACCCGAATGGTGTAAGCAAAGGCGTTAAGTCAATAACGGTGAATGGTGAGCAGGTTGATGCAATCAACGCTCAACCACAAGGCAGCGTTAACCAAATAACAGTAGTAATGGGCTAG
- a CDS encoding ABC transporter ATP-binding protein: MNIQNENLLIEGKNLVKDFPINSNTLKQPMMRAINDVSFKMYKSRGLSVVGESGSGKSTTAKMIAKMYAPTSGNIEYKGRDIQEIKSRSDLMHYREGIQMVWQDPFGSLNPTHTIFHHIARPLLIHKKVKSGNKKELQERVYDLLEQVGLIPPKETAAKYPHQLSGGQRQRVNLARNIAVGAEVVLADEPTSMLDVSIRAGVLNLMEEMKFEKKMSLLYITHDIATARYIAEDLAVMYVGHMVEWGDTEQIIHDPQHPYTQLLVSAVPDPKKSIHEKLKGNKGEIPLWTPASVGCPFAGRCTHATSKCREQLPAITQLADNHFVRCYLYEN; encoded by the coding sequence ATGAATATTCAAAACGAAAATCTATTAATTGAAGGGAAGAATCTGGTTAAAGACTTCCCGATCAACAGCAACACATTAAAGCAACCAATGATGCGAGCTATCAACGACGTGTCATTCAAGATGTACAAAAGCCGTGGGCTTTCCGTGGTTGGCGAATCCGGTTCTGGTAAATCCACTACCGCTAAAATGATCGCCAAAATGTACGCTCCGACTTCAGGCAACATTGAGTACAAAGGTCGTGACATTCAAGAGATCAAATCTCGTTCTGATCTGATGCATTACCGCGAAGGCATACAAATGGTTTGGCAAGATCCGTTTGGCTCGCTAAACCCGACTCATACCATTTTCCACCATATTGCCCGCCCACTTTTGATTCATAAGAAAGTGAAATCAGGCAATAAGAAAGAGCTTCAGGAACGTGTGTATGACCTGTTGGAACAGGTGGGATTAATTCCACCAAAAGAGACGGCAGCGAAATACCCGCACCAGCTTTCAGGCGGTCAGCGTCAGCGTGTCAACTTAGCTCGTAACATTGCTGTAGGTGCTGAAGTTGTGCTGGCTGACGAACCGACTTCAATGCTTGACGTATCAATCCGTGCTGGTGTTTTGAACTTGATGGAAGAGATGAAGTTTGAGAAGAAAATGTCACTTCTTTACATCACTCACGACATCGCCACCGCTCGTTACATCGCAGAAGATCTGGCCGTGATGTATGTCGGTCACATGGTGGAATGGGGAGATACCGAGCAGATCATTCACGATCCGCAGCACCCTTACACCCAGTTACTGGTTTCAGCGGTTCCGGATCCCAAAAAATCGATCCACGAAAAACTGAAAGGCAACAAAGGTGAGATCCCGTTGTGGACACCTGCTTCAGTTGGCTGCCCGTTTGCTGGACGCTGTACTCATGCCACCAGCAAGTGCCGCGAGCAATTACCAGCAATAACCCAACTGGCGGATAACCACTTTGTCCGTTGCTATTTATACGAAAACTAA
- a CDS encoding beta-N-acetylhexosaminidase translates to MNYRIDFAVLSEQKNDCRFGLTLHNLSEQDLSDWSLHFIMDRFIQPDSVSNGELHQVGSFCSLLPHQAVLPANGHYYCEFRIKTAPFRFYSDGIKEAFVQLNHTEATVRYDVAVTPIVLASPYQERSEIPATEDAELCLIPKPNKVEKLAGHYVLASTSQITLHSANAEQAASWLQQELKHLYEFEPQPIGNADIVYQSNPILDEEHYHLTVNAKGILLESSGHVGFVHASATLLQLIKRTQDGLVVPCVKISDAPRFKYRGMMLDCARHFHPVERVKRLINQLAHYKFSTFHWHLTDDEGWRIEIKSLPQLTNIGAWRGVDKEIGPQFSTVTDQHGGYYTQEEIKQVIAYAEDRGITVIPEIDIPGHCRAAIRSLSEWLLDTEDRSEYRSIQNYSDNVLSPALPETYRFLDLVLEEVAALFPSHFFHIGADEVPDGVWINSPKCQALMAEHGYEDAKELQGHLLRYVEKKLRSLGKRMVGWEEAQHGNKVSKDTVIYSWLSEQAALDCAKQGFDVILQPGQYTYLDIVQDYAPEEPGVAWAGVTPLERAYSYEPLAEVPADHPIRKRILGMQSALWCEIINDQSRMDYMLYPRLTALAEAGWTQNSLRDWPDYLARLKGHLPLLDKQEIHYRSPWK, encoded by the coding sequence ATGAACTATCGAATTGACTTTGCTGTACTTTCAGAACAGAAAAATGATTGCCGATTTGGCCTGACACTACACAACTTAAGTGAGCAAGATCTAAGTGATTGGTCATTGCATTTCATCATGGATCGCTTTATCCAGCCTGACAGTGTCTCCAACGGCGAACTCCATCAGGTAGGCAGCTTCTGCAGCCTATTACCGCATCAAGCGGTATTGCCAGCTAATGGTCACTATTACTGTGAATTTCGCATAAAAACAGCACCGTTCCGCTTTTACAGTGACGGAATTAAAGAGGCGTTTGTACAGCTCAATCATACTGAAGCAACGGTTCGCTACGATGTCGCTGTCACTCCGATTGTTCTGGCTTCTCCGTATCAAGAACGTAGTGAGATCCCTGCGACAGAAGACGCAGAGTTATGTTTGATCCCTAAACCGAACAAGGTTGAAAAGCTGGCCGGACATTATGTTTTAGCCTCCACCAGCCAGATTACACTGCACTCTGCTAATGCAGAACAAGCTGCCTCTTGGCTGCAACAAGAACTCAAACATCTTTATGAATTTGAACCTCAACCAATTGGCAATGCGGATATTGTCTATCAGAGCAACCCAATTTTGGATGAAGAACACTATCACCTGACCGTTAATGCCAAAGGCATACTCTTAGAATCCAGCGGTCACGTGGGTTTTGTGCACGCTTCGGCGACACTGTTGCAACTCATTAAACGCACACAAGACGGCTTGGTTGTTCCGTGCGTCAAAATCAGCGATGCACCACGATTCAAATATCGCGGCATGATGCTCGACTGCGCTCGTCATTTTCATCCGGTTGAACGCGTAAAGCGTCTGATCAATCAGTTGGCTCACTACAAGTTCAGTACTTTTCACTGGCATCTCACCGATGATGAAGGCTGGCGCATTGAGATCAAATCACTGCCTCAACTGACTAATATCGGCGCTTGGCGTGGTGTAGACAAAGAGATTGGCCCGCAGTTCAGTACTGTCACCGATCAGCACGGTGGCTATTACACCCAAGAAGAGATCAAGCAAGTGATCGCTTATGCCGAAGATCGAGGAATCACAGTTATTCCAGAGATCGATATTCCGGGTCACTGTCGCGCTGCGATCCGTTCGCTGTCTGAATGGCTGTTAGATACTGAAGATCGCTCTGAATATCGCAGTATCCAAAACTATAGCGACAACGTTTTATCACCAGCCCTTCCTGAAACGTATCGCTTTTTGGATCTTGTTTTGGAAGAAGTCGCCGCTCTGTTCCCAAGTCACTTTTTCCATATCGGCGCTGATGAAGTCCCTGATGGCGTATGGATTAACAGCCCAAAATGTCAGGCATTAATGGCGGAACATGGTTATGAAGATGCCAAAGAGCTGCAAGGTCACTTACTGCGCTACGTTGAGAAAAAATTACGTTCTTTAGGCAAACGTATGGTGGGCTGGGAAGAGGCGCAACATGGCAACAAAGTCAGTAAAGACACGGTTATCTATTCTTGGCTTTCGGAACAAGCAGCACTGGACTGCGCCAAGCAAGGTTTTGATGTCATCTTGCAACCGGGTCAGTACACCTATCTCGATATTGTTCAGGACTATGCACCAGAAGAACCCGGTGTTGCCTGGGCTGGCGTCACACCATTGGAACGCGCATACAGCTACGAACCTTTGGCTGAAGTTCCTGCCGACCACCCGATTCGCAAACGCATCTTAGGCATGCAAAGCGCACTGTGGTGCGAAATTATCAATGACCAATCTCGTATGGACTACATGCTCTACCCTCGCCTCACCGCATTAGCGGAAGCAGGATGGACACAGAATTCATTACGTGACTGGCCTGATTATCTGGCTCGCCTCAAAGGGCACTTACCATTGCTGGATAAACAGGAGATCCACTATCGATCTCCTTGGAAATAA